In Monodelphis domestica isolate mMonDom1 chromosome 4, mMonDom1.pri, whole genome shotgun sequence, one DNA window encodes the following:
- the USP16 gene encoding ubiquitin carboxyl-terminal hydrolase 16 isoform X5, with protein sequence MSKSRSAIVCQSLWTSTSPRSNRPKGCGRYSQEQHALKHYTTPRSEPHCLVLSLYNWSVWCYLCDEEVQYSSSDRLGQLVDYIRKQINVKTSRQASKEQGKAEIENKKLEKDSKNEQEREKKENMTKENSPLNAAAHMTVKGLSNLGNTCFFNAVMQNLSQTLVLRELLKEVKMSGTIVKIESPDLSLTEPLEINLGPPGPLTSAMCQFLNEMHETKRGIVTPKELFSQVCKKAVRFKGFQQQDSQELLRYLLDGMRAEEIQRVSAGILTALGSPTGKPDEDLRRRIKEHERKKSMPSFVDRIFGGELTSTIMCEQCKTVSLVHESFLDLSLPVLDDQSGKNINDKNIKKTKEDESKDSEEEKDNNIYMKKNTIPPYTSKHWQKKAKKQAKKLAKNQRRQQKMQEKTIQLNNLCMNDKPEEHPHVNDALPEEETDDDSNSFSQEEEKCQESCSNQEDISDRESPVEALPGNAGEADLPRAAFSIERAGDFNGASLGGDSEDEEDLAGDLGHLQLDPLLEPDEGNGELLNDGCPVGAKIYEVVHDVPETAFCTLAPREAADTDEGSIHHCLYQFTSNEKLQGSNKLLCDVCTQRQRPGPKAHSKGEKKCVYTDAKKQMLISQAPPILTLHLKRFQQAGLNLCKVNKHIKFPDVIDLAPFCTIKCKNVAEGNTKVLYSLYGVVEHSGTMRWGHYTAYVKTRTSNSHLYNLVLDGTSPQEFENESTKGQWFHISDTHVQAVPASKVLNSQAYLLFYERILNN encoded by the exons ATGAGCAAATCAAGATCAGCAATAGTCTGTCAGTCGCTATGGACCTCTACCAGTCCAAGATCAAACAGGCCCAAG GGTTGTGGCAGATATTCTCAAGAACAGCATGCTTTGAAGCATTATACGACACCAAGATCAGAGCCCCACTGTTTGGTTCTTAGTTTGTACAACTGGAGTGTGTG GTGTTACTTGTGTGATGAGGAGGTCCAATATAGCAGCTCAGATCGATTGGGTCAACTTGTGGATTatattagaaaacaaatcaaTGTCAAAACTTCAAGACAAG catCAAAAGAACAAGGGAAAgctgaaattgaaaataaaaaattagaaaaagacagtaaaaatgaacaggagagagagaaaaaggaaaacatgacaaaagaaaattctCCATTGAATGCTGCTGCTCACATGACTGTGAAAGGACTCAGTAATTTGGGGAATACGTGTTTCTTTAATGCAGTTATGCAG aatTTGTCACAGACACTAGTACTAAGAGAACTGTTGAAAGAAGTAAAAATGTCTGGAACAATAGTGAAAATTGAATCACCTGATTTGTCCCTAACA GAACCTCTAGAAATAAACCTTGGGCCTCCAGGACCTCTTACTTCAGCCATGTGCCAATTTCTTAATGAGATGCATGAAACCAAGAGGGGAATTGTGACACCCAAAGAGCTATTTTCTCAGGTCTGTAAAAA AGCAGTGCGGTTTAAAGGCTTTCAGCAGCAAGATAGTCAGGAGCTGCTTCGGTATCTCTTAGATGGAATGAGAGCAGAAGAAATCCAG AGAGTGAGCGCCGGCATCCTTACAGCGCTGGGCAGCCCCACCGGAAAGCCGGATGAAGACCTGAGAAGGAGGATTAAAG AGCATGAAAGAAAGAAGTCCATGCCGAGCTTTGTGGATCGAATATTCGGGGGCGAGCTGACGAGCACGATCATGTGTGAGCAGTGCAAAACC GTCTCGTTGGTTCACGAATCCTTCCTTGATTTGTCTCTCCCCGTTTTAGATGATCAG AGTGGGAAAaacataaatgataaaaatatcaaaaaaacaaaagaagatgaaagtAAAGACagtgaagaagagaaagataacaatatttatatgaaaaagaatactattccTCCTTATACAAGTAAGCACTGgcagaaaaaagcaaagaagcaaGCCAAAAAGCTGGCAAAG AACCAACGAAGGCAACAGAAAATGCAAGAAAAGACGATTCAGCTCAATAACCTCTGTATGAATGACAAGCCTGAAGAACATCCGCACGTTAATGACGCTTTGCCAGAGGAGGAGACAGACGATGACTCCAACAGCTTCtcacaagaggaagaaaagtgtcAAGAGTCCTGCTCCAATCAGGAAGACATAAGCGACAGGGAGAGCCCCGTGGAAGCTCTGCCCGGAAATGCAGGCGAGGCCGACCTCCCTCGTGCTGCCTTTTCCATCGAGCGTGCCGGGGACTTCAATGGCGCGTCTCTCGGGGGGGACAGCGAGGACGAGGAGGACCTCGCCGGGGACCTCGGACATCTCCAGCTGGACCCGCTTCTGGAACCTGATGAAGGGAACGGGGAGCTCTTGAACGACGGCTGTCCCGTCGGGGCGAAGATCTACGAAGTAGTCCACGACGTTCCAGAGACTGCTTTTTGTACCCTCGCTCCCAGGGAAGCTGCGGACACGGACGAAGGCTCCATCCATCACTGCTTGTATCAGTTCACTAGTAACGAGAAGCTGCAGGGTTCCAACAAGCTGCTTTGTGACGTTTGCACCCAGAGGCAGCGGCCTGGTCCAAAGGCGCACAGTAAAG gGGAAAAGAAGTGTGTTTACACGGACGCCAAGAAGCAGATGCTGATCTCTCAGGCTCCTCCCATCCTAACTCTTCACCTAAAGAGGTTTCAACAG GCTGGTCTGAATCTATGCAAAGTTAACAAGCACATAAAGTTTCCAGATGTGATAGATTTGGCTCCGTTTTGTACCATAAAGTGTAAG AATGTTGctgaaggaaatacaaaagtATTGTATTCTTTATACGGAGTTGTTGAACACAGTGGTACTATGAGGTGGGGACATTATACTGCCTATGTGAAGACAAGAACTTCAAATAGTCATCTTTATAATCTTGTTCTTGATGGAACTAGTCCACAAG aATTTGAAAATGAATCAACGAAGGGGCAGTGGTTTCATATCAGTGATACACATGTACAAGCTGTGCCTGCATCTAAGGTTCTAAATTCACAAGCTTACCTCCTGTTTTATGAGCGAATACTTAATAATTAA